The sequence below is a genomic window from Arthrobacter sp. U41.
GCCGCGGCGGCGCGGCCGGTGAAATGGGGTACCTGGAACTGGTGCAGGGCGTGGGCTCCACCGACGGCATCGCCAGCCTGGCCAGGCAGTGGTCCGCCGCCGGGGGCGGGCCTTCCGCAGGAGGTGAGGCCAGCGCGCGGCGTGTCTTTGAAGATGCCGCCGCCGGCGATCCCGCGGCAGTGGCCATCCTCGACCGGATCTCTGACCGGATGGCACGGGTCATTGCCTCCGTGGCGAGCTTCATCAACCCCGAACAAGTGGTGATAGGCGGCGCCGTGGCTGAATCGGCGGGGGCGCTGCTGCCCGGCATCACCGCCCTGCTCCCCCGCTTCACCGCCACGCCGCCGCGCGTGACGGTCTCGCCGCTGGGCGACGCGATCGTCACCGTGGGCGCCATCCGGCATGCCCTGGACTACGTCGAGGCGAACGCACTGGAGCTGGAGTTGGAGCCCGGGACGTAGGGACGTAAGGCCGTGGCCGTAGCCGTAGCCGTAGGGGAACTAACTCACGGGTTCCAGGGCGGCCGCGAGCGGCAGCGTGCCGTCCCGGAACTCGATGGTGCGGCCGGCCGTTGAGGGCAGTCCCAGCACCGCCGCCGCGACGAGTGCCACGTTGGCTCGGGCTGTTTCCCGGCCGCCGGAGCCCTCCCCGGGGTTGACGTCGATCAGGCCGTTGCCTGGCCCGTCGGTGAGCGCTCCCGGGCCCAGGATGGTCCAGTCCAGGCCCGTTCCGCGCAGGTAGGCATCCGCGGCTGCCTTGGCCTCGGCGTAGGCGAAGAAGCTGTTCTCCTCGGGGATCCCGTGATCCGGCCCGGCGCCAAGATAGGAGACCATAATGTACCGCCGGACGCCGGCTTCGGCCGCAGCATCCATCGACCGGATGGCGGCGTCCCTGTCCACCGCGTAGGTCCGCTCGGGGCTGCCGCCGCCGGCACCGGCGGACCAGACCACGGCGTCGTGGTTCCGGAGCGCCTCGGCGAGCTCCGCCGTCGTCGAATGTTCAACATCCAGGACAACTGGAGTGGCGCCCGTTGCCGCGACGTCCTCCCGGTGGTCCGGGTTACGGATGAACGACGTAACCTCCGCCCCCTCCCCGGCGAGGATGCGGGACAGTTCCAAAGCCACCTTGCCGTGGCCGCCAATGATTGCGATTCGCGTCATGGACCTATTCTGTCCCACAACCCCGGCCCGCGCCCGCTGCGCTGTCACGCCTGGTTGCTTACGGGCGGGCCGGAAGCACTCCGAGTGATAGGGCAACGGGGGTTAAAACAGAAAACCCCCGGAATCGCAAGGATTCCGGGGTGTTACCTGTAGCGGCGGGGAGGCTCGATCTCCCGACCTCACGATTATGAGTCGTGCGCTCTAACCAACTGAGCTACGCCGCCATAAATGAGGAAAACCTGCGCTAAGCCGGTCAAAAACCGCCTTGACACAGGCCCTCATTCAGAGCCCCCCACCGGAATCGATCCGGTGACCTCGTTCTTACCAAGAACGCGCTCTACCACTGAGCTAGGGGGGCAACGAGTAAATACTTTACCGGAAGATTCCCCTCCCAACAAATCGGCGCCGGGAAGGCTCTGCGTGCGTCAAAATTGGCGCAAATACAGGGTGCCGGAGGTCCTGCGGGGCCCCCGGGCAGCCCTTCGGCACGGCCGGACGACCCGTATGTGACCAAGCGAACTTAACCAAGAACGGGCCGGCTCAAGGGCCGGCCCGTTCTCAGGGTGAATCAGTGCTTAGCAGCTGATGGCTACCACTTGTTGCGGGGCTTGAAGCCGCCTTCGGTGCGCGGCTTGCGGGCCGCGTCGGTGCCGACGCCACGCTCGTTGCGGTCGCTGAACGAGCGTCCGCCACGGTCAGCGGAGGACCGCTCGCCGTCGGTCTTGCGGAACTCGCGCTTGAAGCCGCCGTTGCCCTTGAAGTTGCCGCCACGGTCGCCGCCGCGGTCGCCGCCGCCGGAGAACCCGCCGCGGCTGCCGCCCTGGCCGCCACCCTGGTAGCTGCTGCGTTCGCCGGAGGGCTTGCGGCCGTTGTCCAGCTCGAGGTGGATCAGCTCGCCGCCGATCCGGGTGCGGGACAGAGCCTTCAGCTGGTCGGCGCTCAGGTCTGCCGGGAGCTCCACGAGGGAGTGGTCCGCGCGGATGTCGATGCCGCCAATCTGGGCCGAGGAGATGCCGCCCTCGTTGGCAATGGCGCCAACGATGGAACCCGGCATAACGCGCTGACGGCGTCCGACGGCGATCCGGTAGGTGGCGTTGCCCTCGGTCAGCGTGCGGGTCGGGCCGCGTGAGCCGAAGCCGTCCTTGGCGCGTTCGCGCTTCTGGTACTCAGGAGCTGCAGGCAGTTCCTTGACCAGGAGCGGCTGGCCGCCCTGGGCCATAACAGCCAGTGCAGCAGCAATCTCCGAGGCCGGCACGTTGTGCTCTTCCTCGTAGGAGGAGATGAGGTCGCGGAACGCCGCAACATCCTCGGACTCGAGCGTCTCGGTGATGCGCTCGGCGAACTTGCCCAGGCGCAGTGTGTTGACCGACTCGGCGGTGGGCAGGTGCATCTGCTCGACCGGCTGGCGGGTCGCCTTTTCGATGGACCGCAGCAGGTACTTCTCGCGCGGCGTCATAAACAGGATCGCGTCACCGGAACGGCCTGCACGGCCGGTACGGCCAATGCGGTGCACGTAGGACTCGGTGTCGTGGGGGATGTCGTAGTTGACCACGTGGCTGACGCGCTCCACGTCAAGGCCGCGGGCCGCGACGTCGGTGGCGACCAGGATGTCGATCTTGCCGTCGCGCAGGGCCTCGACCGTGCGCTCGCGCTGCTGCTGCGGGATGTCGCCGTTGATGGCGGCAGCCTGGAAACCACGTGCACGCAGCTTCTCGGCCAGGTCCTCGGTAGCCATCTTGGTGCGCACGAAGGCGATGACGCCC
It includes:
- a CDS encoding NAD(P)H-binding protein; this translates as MTRIAIIGGHGKVALELSRILAGEGAEVTSFIRNPDHREDVAATGATPVVLDVEHSTTAELAEALRNHDAVVWSAGAGGGSPERTYAVDRDAAIRSMDAAAEAGVRRYIMVSYLGAGPDHGIPEENSFFAYAEAKAAADAYLRGTGLDWTILGPGALTDGPGNGLIDVNPGEGSGGRETARANVALVAAAVLGLPSTAGRTIEFRDGTLPLAAALEPVS
- a CDS encoding DEAD/DEAH box helicase, with amino-acid sequence MPETQNNSVETENIQSDVETSETAAPAAGSAPVFTEAPAPVEVPAAAETAPQADTQTAVEAETQTSADAETKAAPAKDEVEDEGVKFVDLGIDARVLAALQDVGYEKPSPIQAATIPLLLEGRDVVGLAQTGTGKTAAFAVPALSRLAELHDLNGPSRKTQALVLAPTRELALQVAEAFTSYAKHIDDFTVLPVYGGSAYGPQLAGLRRGAQVVVGTPGRVIDHISKGSLDLSELQYLVLDEADEMLRMGFAEDVEQIFQQTPEGRQVALFSATMPSQIRRLSKQYLNNPAEVQVKSKTTTGANTRQRYLQVMGPHKLDALTRILEVEEFEGVIAFVRTKMATEDLAEKLRARGFQAAAINGDIPQQQRERTVEALRDGKIDILVATDVAARGLDVERVSHVVNYDIPHDTESYVHRIGRTGRAGRSGDAILFMTPREKYLLRSIEKATRQPVEQMHLPTAESVNTLRLGKFAERITETLESEDVAAFRDLISSYEEEHNVPASEIAAALAVMAQGGQPLLVKELPAAPEYQKRERAKDGFGSRGPTRTLTEGNATYRIAVGRRQRVMPGSIVGAIANEGGISSAQIGGIDIRADHSLVELPADLSADQLKALSRTRIGGELIHLELDNGRKPSGERSSYQGGGQGGSRGGFSGGGDRGGDRGGNFKGNGGFKREFRKTDGERSSADRGGRSFSDRNERGVGTDAARKPRTEGGFKPRNKW